The Salvelinus namaycush isolate Seneca unplaced genomic scaffold, SaNama_1.0 Scaffold96, whole genome shotgun sequence genome has a segment encoding these proteins:
- the pdcd2l gene encoding programmed cell death protein 2-like, which translates to MAGVDEAVLIGLCDGAIDSKRYPMSYLTNKIGDQPDKLPVISWQHPRCGLCSAVMAHVVQVYCPLAASPYHRTLNVFACPGPQCSGQPESWRVLRSQCLESEVRTNPVVQPPGHAPVKEVPMTTTYWCDGTDDWGEEEDKQEGGDGWDKTQNQAHMGGEDSEIILLTGTSSELDVSGKFQGLSLEGGEKVLEEEGEVPGNIPTYRPFYISVVDETDLGGQSDLEHAETLLREYEQREGVGKIGSSEGGGGEERYEKDNPRHGDAVFSRFMKRISVCPEQVLRYSWHGSPLFLSDPPSDPPWIKPGCCHCGGIRVFEFQLMPALVSLLQRTDTGSRSAVEMGDVEMNTGLEFGTVMVFTCRNSCWSSGSTSPVEEVIYLQADPDQNLFK; encoded by the coding sequence ATGGCTGGAGTTGACGAGGCAGTTCTCATCGGACTGTGTGATGGGGCAATCGATTCAAAGCGATATCCGATGTCTTACTTGACGAACAAAATTGGCGACCAACCGGACAAGCTTCCAGTGATATCATGGCAACATCCACGCTGTGGTCTATGCAGCGCGGTCATGGCCCATGTGGTGCAGGTGTACTGCCCCCTAGCGGCGTCTCCCTACCACCGCACCCTGAATGTGTTCGCCTGCCCCGGGCCACAGTGCAGCGGACAACCAGAGAGCTGGAGGGTTCTGCGTTCTCAGTGTCTGGAATCAGAGGTCAGAACCAACCCTGTTGTCCAACCTCCAGGCCACGCCCCAGTTAAAGAGGTTCCCATGACAACCACATACTGGTGTGATGGGACTGATGACTGGGGTGAGGAAGAGGACAAgcaggaggggggagatggatgGGACAAGACCCAGAACCAAGCTCATATGGGGGGAGAGGACTCTGAGATCATCTTACTCACCGGGACCTCCTCTGAGCTGGATGTGAGTGGCAAGTTTCAGGGTCTCAGTTTGGAAGGAGGAGAAAAGGTgttggaggaggaaggggaggtccCGGGTAACATCCCTACCTACAGACCTTTCTACATCAGTGTGGTGGATGAGACTGACCTGGGTGGTCAGTCAGACCTGGAGCACGCTGAGACTCTGCTGAGGGAGTacgagcagagagagggagtcgGGAAGATCGGGAGCtctgaggggggaggaggggaggagaggtacgAGAAGGACAACCCCAGACATGGAGACGCAGTGTTCTCCCGCTTCATGAAGAGGATCTCTGTGTGTCCGGAGCAGGTGTTACGGTACAGCTGGCACGGGTCTCCTCTCTTCTTGTCTGACCCCCCCTCGGACCCGCCTTGGATTAAACCCGGCTgctgtcactgtggaggaatcCGGGTGTTTGAGTTCCAGCTGATGCCTGCTCTGGTCAGCCTGCTACAGAGGACAGACACTGGGTCAAGGTCGGCGGTAGAGATGGGGGATGTAGAGATGAATACGGGGCTGGAGTTTGGTACTGTGATGGTGTTTACTTGTAGAAACAGCTGTTGGTCGTCAGGTTCAACCTCGCCTGTGGAAGAGGTCATCTATCTACAGGCAGATCCAGACCAGAATCTCTTCAAATAA